One region of Cydia pomonella isolate Wapato2018A chromosome 9, ilCydPomo1, whole genome shotgun sequence genomic DNA includes:
- the LOC133521555 gene encoding luciferin sulfotransferase — protein MDIQNNNKFPLEIRDVEPKLAAELMKYFTGEHTGFVRVGPKGYFLPDKYKQEALNIYTMDVRSSDIFVASYPRSGTTWTQELVWMVANDLDYEKSEAIPLTERYPFLEFSIFVHPVMKARFHEENSHSPEKLRLLELVSQPGTEQLAANTSQRFIKTHLPMSLLPPTLLDKGRMVYVARDPRDVAVSFYHLNRLIRTQGYIGDFKMYWNFFINDLHHWTPYFEHLKEAWHKRHHPRMLFLFYEELTKDLPAAVRRVAAFLDKQYSDEEIAQLCEHLSIDSFKNNKSVNYDVMKELGILIPGEQGFIRKGKAGGWRDYFDEEMTQQADRWIADNLKDSDFRFPHFFI, from the exons ATGGacatacaaaacaataacaaGTTTCCCTTAGAAATAAGGGATGTAGAGCCCAAGTTGGCTGCGGAATTAATGAAGTATTTTACTG GCGAACACACCGGTTTCGTGCGAGTGGGCCCGAAAGGCTACTTTCTCCCGGACAAGTACAAGCAAGAGGCGCTCAACATCTACACCATGGACGTGCGCTCCAGCGACATCTTCGTGGCCAGCTATCCCCGATCGG GTACCACTTGGACTCAAGAACTGGTCTGGATGGTCGCAAACGATTTGGACTACGAGAAATCCGAGGCAATTCCCCTCACTGAGAGATATCCGTTTTTAGA GTTCTCAATATTCGTCCACCCAGTAATGAAAGCGCGGTTTCACGAAGAGAACAGCCACAGTCCTGAGAAGCTTCGCCTACTGGAGCTGGTCTCCCAACCTGGCACAGAACAATTGGCGGCAAACACCTCACAGCGATTCATCAAGACTCATTTACCGATGTCTCTACTCCCTCCCACGCTATTAGATAAGGGTAGGATGGTGTATGTAGCCCGTGATCCGCGCGATGTGGCTGTGTCGTTCTATCATCTCAACAGGTTGATCAGAACACAAGGATATATCGGGGATTTCAAAATGTATTGGAATTTCTTCATCAATGACTTGC ACCATTGGACGCCGTACTTCGAGCACCTTAAAGAAGCGTGGCATAAACGGCATCATCCTCGCATGCTGTTTTTGTTCTATGAAGAGCTCACTAAG GATTTACCAGCGGCCGTCCGACGCGTCGCTGCTTTCCTCGACAAGCAGTACTCTGACGAAGAGATAGCTCAGCTCTGCGAGCACCTGAGCATCGACAGCTTCAAGAACAACAAGTCCGTCAACTATGACGTCATGAAGGAGCTTGGCATCCTCATTCCGGGGGAGCAAGGGTTTATTCGGAAAG GTAAAGCTGGCGGCTGGCGAGACTACTTCGACGAGGAAATGACGCAGCAGGCAGATCGTTGGATCGCCGACAACCTCAAGGATTCTGATTTCCGGTTccctcatttttttatttag